From the genome of Bacteroidales bacterium:
ATCCGATGGAAAGCTTCCGCTGGATCAGGGAGGTAGAGCCTTGCTGATGACGCACTACTGTTCGTGCAGCCTCTTCAAAAAGGGCATCCCATTTATCTACCTTTTTGGAGCCGTTACCGTCCAGATCGTTTTCATCTTCATATTCCGGTAGTTCGAAAGGTTGTGCAAATCCCTGCTGATTGCTGATGAAGTCAGTTAGTTTTTCAATGTCCTCTGAATCAATAAAGGCACACTGCAGACGGGTAAGGTCGCTGCCTGTAGAGATCAGCATATCCCCGCGTCCTATAAGCTGGTTGGCTCCCGTACTATCCAGGATGGTTCTGGAATCGATCTGCGAAGTTACCCTGAAGGCAATTCTGGCCGGAAAGTTGGCTTTGATCACCCCGGTAATGATATTGGTGGTGGGTCGCTGGGTGGCAATGATCAGGTGAATGCCTATAGCACGAGCCAGTTGTGCCAGCCTTGCAATAGGACTTTCCACTTCTTTGCCTGCCGTCATGATCAGGTCTGCAAACTCGTCAATCACCACCACAATATAGGGCAGGTACCTATGGCCTTTTTCCGGGTTGAGCCGTTTCTTGATAAACTTCTTGTTGTATTCACTGATATTTCTAACATGGGCATGTTTCAACAGGTTGTACCTCTCGTCCATCTCCACACAAAGAGAGTTCAGGGTTTTGATGATATCCTGGTTCTCTGTGACAATGGGTTCTTCAATATCGGGGATTTTGGCCATGTAATGGTTTTTGATCTTGGCATAGGGGGTAAGTTCCACCTTTTTCGGATCCACAAGGACAAATTTAAGCTGGCTTGGATGTTTTTTATAGAGCAGGGAAGTAATGATGGCATTCAGACCTACGGATTTTCCCTGGCCTGTGGCACCTGCTACCAAAAGGTGGGGCAGTTGCCCCAGATCGATCACATAGGTTTCATTGGAAATGGTTTTTCCAAGACCTATGGGAAGTTCATGTTCGGCCTCCCTGAAATTTTTCGAGGTCAGCACCGACCGCATGCTAACGATCTCTTTGCTTTCATTGGGCACTTCAATACCAATGGTGCCTTTGCCGGGTATAGGGGCAATGATTCGGATTCCCAGGGCAGCCAGACTGAGGGCGATGTCGTCCTCAAGATTCTTGATTTTTGATATTCTGATGCCCGGGGCCGGTACAATCTCGTAAAGGGTAACCGTGGGTCCGATGGTAGCCCGTATCTTATCTATCTGTATTTTATAGTTGCCTAAAGTTTCAACGATCTTGTTTTTGTTTCTGATGATTTCCTCTTTATTGATCTCCTGCTCGCCTTCCTCATCGCCGTAATCCTCAAGTATCTCGATGGGTGGCAGTTGAAAATTACTCAGTTCAAGGGTCGGGTCATAATCCTTGATCTCTTGATTACCAAGATTCCCTTCTTCCCGCTCCTCTTCCGATTTCTCTATGGTGAACTGAATGCCTTCTTCTCCCGTACTTTCCCCATTACCTGGCACTTCTATGCTTTCGGTTTTTTTGGCGGATTTTTCTTCATATTTTGATTGGGAAGTATGGTCCTTTGCCGTGGTCTGAGTGGTTTCGGTTTCTTTTTCGGGTGCTACCTTCTGTGTGATATTTTTTACCTCCTCAGGGGTGCTCCAGTCTTTGACCGTTTTTTCTTCTTTCTGGGCTTCTGTTTTTTCTTTTTTGTGCTTTTTAGCGGATTTTGCTTTTATTCCTTCGGTTTGTATACTGTCTTCTGCTGAAGCAATACCTGCGGCGGCCACCTTTTTACCCCCGTAAAACATTTGGGCTGGTAAAGCGAGAATCCCCCGCTTGATTTCATTCATGGATACAGGATAAAGGGATAGAATAAAGGTTGAAAATAGGATGATTAACAGAAAAGCCGTACCTACTTTTCCTATGAATGCGTTTAGCCATTGCGCCATAAATAGCCCGTGACCTCCCCCAAGTCCGTTGACCAGGTAGCCGTTCATATCCTGGAACAAATACCCCAGGAGCAACGAGAAGAGGATCAATCCAATGATAGAATACTGGAAGGTTTTTCCTACAGGCAGTAGTTTTACCCTGAATAATTTGAAAGCCAGAATAACCAGGAAAAAGGGAATGAGGAATGAAGCAACTCCAAACCATTTGGCAATAAATAGGTTGGCCATTCGGGCACCCACTTTCCCGGCCCAGTTTTCAACTACTACATCTGCATTGGAAACCACCTCTCCCCATTGGAAACTTTGGTCTGTTTTCCAGGTGAAGAAAAAAGAAGTAAAGGCCAGGGTAATATAAATGGCCAGAAAGAGGAAAAAAATTCCTGTTAAAAATTTATACCTGTCGTCCTGCTTCTTTTGTTTTTTGGTTTTTTTTGCCATGAAATAACAACAATTTTAAGCGACTCCTTGGTAATTTGGACAAGCCAAAACGGAAACACATTAAATTCCTTGAAAGCATCCTGTTTGGTTTTGGCTAGTCCAAATCAGGTGCAAATTAATATAAAATTTATGATAAGTGGTTAATTAACGTTCTTTAAGTATCTCAATTATTTTCTGCAACGCCTTTTTATTAACTGTTTAATAATTCATAAATTTTGTTAGTTTTGTTGGTTCATAATATGTAATAATAAATAGTTGGTTATGAGAAAACTAGCAGTTGTAGCATTGGGAGGGAATGCTTTGGTCAGAGAAGATCAGACGGGTACAATAGAAGAACAGGAACAAAATGTTACGGATACACTGGAAAATCTTCTTTTTTTGCTTGAAGAGGATTATCATCTTGTAATCAGCCATGGTAACGGGCCACAGGTAGGTAATTTGCTAATGAAGAATGATGCCGGGGAATATGTATATGGCTTGCCGCAAATGCCTCTTGATGTATGTGTTGCCGATACGCAGGGAGAGATAGGATATATGATTGAACGGATGATGCTCAATTTGTTGCGTAAATATAATATCAACAAGGATGTTGTGACCCTTGTCAGCCAGGTAGAAGTAGATAAAGACGACCCGGCTTTTCAGGACCCCCAGAAACGGGTAGGGAAAACCTATAATAAGGAACAGGCCGATAAGCTAAACAAAGAAAAGGGTTGGATATTCAAAGAAGAAGTAAAAACCGAAGGGGGCTGGAGACGTGTGGTACCCTCGCCATTGCCCAATGCCATAATGAATGAGGATGTGATAGAGACGCTTGCCCGCCAGGGAAACGTTGTGATAGCTACCGGTGGTGGAGGTATTCCCGTTTATACAGATGAGGAGAACAGGGTAAGACCCACCGAGGCGGTTATTGACAAGGATATGGCCTCTTCTCTCCTGGCTGCAAAGATTAAAGCGGATGAATTCTACATCCTCACCGATGTGCCGTATGTATATATCAACTATAAAAAGCCTGGCGAAAAAAAGCTGGATCCTTTGGATCTGGCTGATGCCAAAAAGTACCTGGATCAGGGCATGTTCTCTGAGGGTAGTATGGCCCCAAAAATGAGAGCGGCTGTCCAGTTTGTAGAAAAAGGAGGAGAGAAAAGTGTCATCACCGAAGCCAGACTACTTAAGGACAAAACCTATGGAACCAAGATCATTGCAAAATATGAATGATGATAAAGCACCAAATAACAAATTTCAAATGACAAATAAATTACAAATTCCAATGTTTTAAAAATCGAAATGTGAATTTTTGAGGTTTGGGTCATTAGTAATTGGTCATTGGTTATTATTTGTTATTTGATGCTTGGGATTTGGAATATTATGCATAGCTTACATTTATTAAATTAAAATTTAAAGAACAATGTCATTCAACATCCGAAACAGAAACTTTCTGAAGCTTCTTGATTTTACTCCCGGAGAAATTGGGTTTCTTCTGGATTTGTCTATGAACTTGAAATCGGCCAAATACACCGGTACGGAACAACAAAAACTGATTGGCCGCAATATTGCCCTGATCTTTGAAAAGGCTTCAACCCGTACAAGGTGTGCTTTTGAAGTAGCGGCCCATGATCAGGGTGCCAATGTAACCTATCTGGGTCCCACCGGCTCTCAGATGGGACAGAAGGAATCCATGAAAGATACAGCCCGTGTGTTGGGCAGAATGTACGATGGAATTGAATACAGGGGTTTCGGTCAGGAAGTGGTGGAAGAGTTGGGCACGTATGCAGGAGTGCCTGTATGGAATGGTTTGACCAATGAATTTCATCCCACCCAGGTATTGGCGGATTTTATGACGATGAAGGAACATTCGGACAAACCTTTGAATAAGATTAAGTTCGCTTATCTTGGAGATGCCAGGAACAATATGGGCAATTCCTTGCTGATTGGTGCCGCCAAGATGGGAATGGATTTCCGCTCAGTGGCTCCCGGAAAAGTTCAGCCCTCCGGAGAACTGGTACAGCAGGCCCGTGATATAGCAGAAGAGACCGGAGCACAGATCATGGTGACGGATAGCATCGGTGAAGGAGTGAGGGACTGCGATTTTCTATATACCGATGTTTGGGTGTCGATGGGTGAGGACGAAGAAGTTTGGAAGCAAAGGATTGAGCTTCTTAAACCTTATCAGATCAATAAGTCGCTGCTGGAACAAACCAACAATCCCAATGCGAAGTTTCTGCATTGCCTTCCTTCTTTCCACAACAGAGAAACGAAGATGGGAGAGGAGATTTATAAAAAATTCGGGATTGAATCCATGGAAGTGACCGATGAGGTATTTGAATCGGAGGCCTCCCTCGTATTCGACGAGGCAGAGAACCGGGTACACACGATCAAGGCAGTGATGGTGGCAACG
Proteins encoded in this window:
- a CDS encoding DNA translocase FtsK, which produces MAKKTKKQKKQDDRYKFLTGIFFLFLAIYITLAFTSFFFTWKTDQSFQWGEVVSNADVVVENWAGKVGARMANLFIAKWFGVASFLIPFFLVILAFKLFRVKLLPVGKTFQYSIIGLILFSLLLGYLFQDMNGYLVNGLGGGHGLFMAQWLNAFIGKVGTAFLLIILFSTFILSLYPVSMNEIKRGILALPAQMFYGGKKVAAAGIASAEDSIQTEGIKAKSAKKHKKEKTEAQKEEKTVKDWSTPEEVKNITQKVAPEKETETTQTTAKDHTSQSKYEEKSAKKTESIEVPGNGESTGEEGIQFTIEKSEEEREEGNLGNQEIKDYDPTLELSNFQLPPIEILEDYGDEEGEQEINKEEIIRNKNKIVETLGNYKIQIDKIRATIGPTVTLYEIVPAPGIRISKIKNLEDDIALSLAALGIRIIAPIPGKGTIGIEVPNESKEIVSMRSVLTSKNFREAEHELPIGLGKTISNETYVIDLGQLPHLLVAGATGQGKSVGLNAIITSLLYKKHPSQLKFVLVDPKKVELTPYAKIKNHYMAKIPDIEEPIVTENQDIIKTLNSLCVEMDERYNLLKHAHVRNISEYNKKFIKKRLNPEKGHRYLPYIVVVIDEFADLIMTAGKEVESPIARLAQLARAIGIHLIIATQRPTTNIITGVIKANFPARIAFRVTSQIDSRTILDSTGANQLIGRGDMLISTGSDLTRLQCAFIDSEDIEKLTDFISNQQGFAQPFELPEYEDENDLDGNGSKKVDKWDALFEEAARTVVRHQQGSTSLIQRKLSIGYNRAGRIMDQLEAANIVGPHEGSKARTVQFPDEYALEQYLSNFFNTNQ
- the arcC gene encoding carbamate kinase gives rise to the protein MRKLAVVALGGNALVREDQTGTIEEQEQNVTDTLENLLFLLEEDYHLVISHGNGPQVGNLLMKNDAGEYVYGLPQMPLDVCVADTQGEIGYMIERMMLNLLRKYNINKDVVTLVSQVEVDKDDPAFQDPQKRVGKTYNKEQADKLNKEKGWIFKEEVKTEGGWRRVVPSPLPNAIMNEDVIETLARQGNVVIATGGGGIPVYTDEENRVRPTEAVIDKDMASSLLAAKIKADEFYILTDVPYVYINYKKPGEKKLDPLDLADAKKYLDQGMFSEGSMAPKMRAAVQFVEKGGEKSVITEARLLKDKTYGTKIIAKYE
- the argF gene encoding ornithine carbamoyltransferase codes for the protein MSFNIRNRNFLKLLDFTPGEIGFLLDLSMNLKSAKYTGTEQQKLIGRNIALIFEKASTRTRCAFEVAAHDQGANVTYLGPTGSQMGQKESMKDTARVLGRMYDGIEYRGFGQEVVEELGTYAGVPVWNGLTNEFHPTQVLADFMTMKEHSDKPLNKIKFAYLGDARNNMGNSLLIGAAKMGMDFRSVAPGKVQPSGELVQQARDIAEETGAQIMVTDSIGEGVRDCDFLYTDVWVSMGEDEEVWKQRIELLKPYQINKSLLEQTNNPNAKFLHCLPSFHNRETKMGEEIYKKFGIESMEVTDEVFESEASLVFDEAENRVHTIKAVMVATLGQ